In a single window of the Vespa crabro chromosome 18, iyVesCrab1.2, whole genome shotgun sequence genome:
- the LOC124430449 gene encoding uncharacterized protein LOC124430449, giving the protein MGSTDKAVITGFICRLCSKMNRFVIHIYGEEGERMKLAEKINAYLPITVNMNDPLPKTACLHCIERLEAHHELMKQFMFARRRLPTENKTSAVASSSTATIDAAPTSSPPPC; this is encoded by the exons ATGGGTAGTACGGATAAAGCTGTAATTACAGGTTTCATATGCAGACTCTGCAGTAAAATGAACCGTTTCGTGATCCACATTTACGGTGAAGAGggtgaaagaatgaaactcGCGGAAAAGATCAATGCTTATCTCCCAATTAcg GTAAATATGAATGATCCGCTACCCAAAACTGCATGTCTACATTGTATTGAACGATTGGAAGCACATCACGAACTAATGAAACAGTTCATGTTTGCTAGGCGGAGGTTACCTACTGAAAATAAAACCTCAGCAGTGGCATCTTCTTCTACAGCAACTATTGATGCTGCACCAACGTCTAGCCCTCCTCCATGTTGA